A single genomic interval of Natronoarchaeum philippinense harbors:
- a CDS encoding type IV pilin: MDLKELFTDDDAVSPVIGVILMVAITVILAAVIGAFVLDIGGSQESAPQVQWDWSDNSTNTFDGNAGTVTTSHGGGDTVNSPSQITLDADNMVPSAFTLDNNASSWTAGQSASFEVSSDTGTATLTWQSSDGSQSTELSTHEYDVSG; the protein is encoded by the coding sequence ATGGATCTGAAGGAACTCTTCACCGACGATGACGCCGTCTCGCCGGTTATCGGCGTCATCCTGATGGTTGCGATAACTGTCATTCTGGCCGCTGTGATTGGGGCGTTCGTCCTCGACATCGGTGGTAGTCAAGAGAGCGCGCCACAGGTGCAGTGGGACTGGAGTGATAACTCAACAAATACCTTTGACGGGAACGCAGGAACGGTCACTACCTCCCACGGAGGCGGTGACACTGTTAATTCCCCTAGCCAAATAACACTCGATGCTGACAACATGGTGCCGAGTGCATTCACGCTGGACAACAATGCCTCATCATGGACGGCTGGGCAATCTGCCAGCTTTGAGGTATCCAGTGATACGGGCACCGCAACGCTCACTTGGCAGTCGTCTGATGGAAGTCAGTCCACGGAACTCTCGACGCACGAATACGACGTTAGTGGATAA
- a CDS encoding type IV pilin yields the protein MKLKQLFTDDDAVSPVIGVILMVAITVILAAVIGAFVLDIGGSQESAPQVQWEWSDNTTASGGSTDYSLQIAHGGGDTVNSPSQITITDSNGNFNDKTLDTMGGGSTWTAGDAGAVTPGSGASGTASLVWESSDGSQSTELTSHEYNY from the coding sequence ATGAAACTCAAACAGCTATTTACCGACGATGACGCTGTGTCACCGGTCATCGGCGTCATTCTGATGGTTGCGATAACCGTCATTCTGGCCGCCGTGATCGGGGCCTTCGTCCTCGACATCGGTGGCAGTCAGGAGAGTGCACCGCAAGTTCAGTGGGAATGGTCGGACAATACCACCGCAAGTGGCGGAAGCACTGACTACTCGCTTCAGATTGCTCACGGCGGTGGTGACACCGTTAACAGTCCGAGCCAGATCACCATCACCGACTCCAATGGGAACTTCAATGACAAAACATTAGATACTATGGGGGGTGGCTCGACTTGGACAGCAGGTGACGCAGGTGCAGTCACGCCCGGTTCTGGCGCATCGGGTACTGCGTCCCTAGTCTGGGAATCCTCAGATGGTAGCCAGTCTACGGAACTGACCAGTCACGAGTACAACTACTAA
- a CDS encoding phage repressor protein gives MNSATDPVLEFLDEHEIAVPIGVLDTELQPSYRTIKSALEELEAREYVARHEDYSSHFEITERGRAYLQGERDASTD, from the coding sequence ATGAACTCGGCGACTGACCCCGTCCTCGAATTTCTCGACGAGCACGAGATCGCGGTCCCGATCGGCGTGCTCGACACTGAGCTACAGCCGTCCTATCGAACGATCAAATCCGCACTGGAAGAACTCGAAGCGCGCGAGTACGTGGCTCGCCACGAAGACTACAGCTCGCATTTCGAGATCACCGAGCGCGGTCGGGCGTACCTCCAAGGCGAGCGCGACGCGAGCACCGACTGA